One Campylobacter concisus genomic window, CACGTTGAAGCTTATGCGTGTGGCGGTAGAGCATGAAGCTCTTTAAAACTTCAAAATGTCCGCCGTCAAATAGCTCTTTTTCTATCGCATCTTGGATGTCTTCGACTGTTATCGCACTTGATTTTTGAAAGATATCTTGGACTACATTTGTAAAAACTTGCTCGTCATAAGCTTTATTTTCGCTGGCAAATGCCTTTTTTATAGCATCTACTATCTTGTATGCTACAAATTCTTGCCTTGTGCCGTCTCGTTTTAAAATTTCACGCATCGCTCGCTCTTTCCGATTGTTTTTTAATATGGAGTTTTAAAGTATAGGACAAGAAAGCTTAAACAATAGACAACTATTTTATTTTGTTTAATAATATTTATCAAAAAATATAAAATTTTATAGAGTTTTCTTAAGTATTTATCTACGTATTTTAAGTATTAAAAACTAAAATTTGGTTATTTTACTTAAATGATTATTCTAATTTTAGTTTTTAAGATAGTCTGTTTAAAATTTTACAAACCGATCAAGCTTATTTAGGAATAGTCTTAAAAAATTTAAAAACTTCATAAAATAACCATAAACGATAACAGCCTACTACTTTTAAAAATAAATCGTTATCGAAATTGTGAATGAGGCAAACTACGACGCAGTATTTGATGCGATAAAATCAAGCGGAGGCTTGCGGCTGCGGGTGCATGTAAGCCGAAAAATTTAAAGACCGCGAGAGCGGTCTTTTTACTAAAATTATAAAAAGATGCAGGGTTAGTAACTTATTATCTTACTTTTCACTATCCAGTTTATTTTCGATCTTTTTAATAAAGTCAAAATATTCTTTTTTTATATTTTCTTTTTTAGCATTAATTGCTAGTGCATTTTTTATCTCTTGCCTTTTTTCTTTATCTTGACTTACGGCTTTATCTATATTGTCAATGCTAGATTTCTTTTTATCGTATTCATAGTTTTCATTGTACTGTTTGATTTTAACTGACAAATAATCTACTTTATAAAAATCTTCAAGTGTTTTTATTTTATTGGATTTATCGCAAACTTCATCATACTCAAGCCAATTTTCTTTTAAATCAGGAAAATCTTTTTCAAAATCTTTTCTTTTGTTCTTTGAAGTTTCATCACTGTCTGATACTATAAGGAATTTTTTGCCGGTTAGCATCATCATTGTGGTTATTGTATTAACTTCTTTTATACCTCCCATATAAACTAGACCACAATCTTTAAAATCTTTGTCTTTATAAGCAATTTTAAACACTTTATAATCCGTATATCCTTCAAAAATAATATTTTTTGACTGTATGCTTTCAAATATATTACTTCCAATTGCTCTTTTTAAAAGTTCGTCTTCTTGAAACGGCGACTTGTCTTGCGTGACTATTTCTGAAATATCATCCTTTCTTTCTATAACTAGATGTCTCTCTATGCACTCGTTATCTATCATAAAAGGAGAATGTGTAGAATATATTACAATAGAATTCTCTGAAATTTTTAGTAATTCTTCTTTTAAAAATCTCGCACTAGTTGGATATAAAAAAGTATCTGGTTCGTCAAATAAAATTAATCTGTTATCGGCTTCTTGCATTCTAGACTCAATCGAAAGTATAAGCAATATCGCTATAAACCTTTTAAAGCCATCACTCCTATCCTCATTAGAATAAAACTCTTTTTCTTTTATTCGTATATCAAACTCTTCACCATCTTTCGTTATAACAAACTCTATATTTTTTAAGTCAGGCCATATTTTTCTAAATTCTTTTGTAGCTTTATTAGATATATTATCTAAAAAGCCATGTAGTCCTTTATCTTTTTTGGCTGCATTTTCAATATCTTGTTGAATATCTTTTATATTGCTTAAATAAAAAATATTTTTTAAAGGCATACATATGTCTGGGTTATTTTTAAAGTTTTCTATATTTACGTTAGATGGTAATAAATGACTATCGCTATACTCCCAAAATACAACTCGCCTATAAATATCCTCTATGTGTATTTTATTTTTTATTATTTCAAACACAATTCTCTCTATGTAATCATATGTCAAAGGCTCAAGCAAAGAACTATTACTTTCACCTTCTAATTTTGTAATTTGTCGATTATCTGTACTATAGTAGAATAAGTTAGATACTTTATATTTATCATTTAGTTCTTCATGTTCCCAATAGGTTAAGCGCGGTTTCGTATTGTCTTTTATATCTAATCTTAATACGATTTCATCAAAAGCATCTTGAATAAAATCTTTAATATTTGAGTTATTTTGGAATATGTTAGTATCTTCTATATTATATTCTTCAAATAACTCTGTTTCTAACACATTAAAATCATTCTCTTCCAACTTAAATATCGCACGAATGTAATATTTATCATCTGAGGCTGTTTTTCTTTGGTCTTTTATACTAACCTTATATCCATTAAATACCGCAGATATAGCCTTTAATATATTACTTTTTCCAGCCTCGTTTTTGCCTACTAAGATTAGACATTTTTTTCCGTTTTTTTCTTTGATATTTATCTTTATATCTTCTATAGAACGAAAATTTTTTATTTCAAATCTATCTAGTTTCATATATTAATCCTTTTGCTTTTTACTGACAACCTTCACATTCTATCGAGCGGTCAGCTACGTCGTTTAGTTTTTCACTATCAGGCGACTCTGAGCGTAAATAGTAAGTTGATTTTAGTCCAAGCTCCCATGCAAGTGTGTAAATTTCACTTAGATATCCGCCGCTTGCTTTGTCTAAGCTCATAAAGATATTTAAGCTTTGACCTTGGTCGATCCATTTTTGGCGGATAGCGCCTGCTTTTATAAGAATTCTTTGATCAAGCTCGTAAGCTGGCGTGTAAAACTGCCAAGTATCAGGGCTTAAATTTGGCACGACATTTGGGATCATACCGCTTAGGTTGTGCTCAAACCACTTGCGTTTATAGACTGGCTCGATGGTCTGAGTAGTGCCAACAAGGATCGAGATCGAGCTAGTTGGAGCGATCGCCATTAGGTAGCCGTTTCTCATGCCGTCACGCTTAACCTTTTCTCTTAGCTTATCCCAGTCGCAGACATTTTCGTCAAATAGCCCGCCTTTGTCGTTTAAAAGAGCTTTTGCATTCTCATTTGCGGTGTCTATCGGCATGATGCCTTTGCTCCATTTTGAGCCTTCAAATTTTGGATAGACGCCCTTTTCTACGGCTAAATTTGAGCTAGCGTAGATCGCGTTGTAGCTTATGTTTTCCATTATGCTATCAATGAGCGCCAAATGCTCATAGCTGCCCCATTTTACGTTTTTCTCAGCTAGCATTTGCGCCTCGCCCATGACACCAAGGCCGATCGAGCGAGAAGCTAGGTTTGTGTGTTTTACCTTTTTGTGCGGGTAGAAATTTAGGTCTATAACGTTATCAAGCATCCTAATGGCTATCGGCACGACACGCTCGATGTCCTCTTTGCTGTTTATCTTGCTTAAATTTATACTTGCAAGGTTGCAAACTGCCGTTTTGCCCTCGATGCTCTCTTTTTCTACGATGAAAATTTGCTTGCCTTTTAGGCTATCAAGCGCGCTTAGCTTTTTGGCTTTTTTAGTTATGCCACTATCGACCGTGATGTCTTCTTCTTCGTCAAATAGCTCCTCGCCGCCGTCTTCATAAGTGATCTTGATCTTATAGTAGTTTGGCGCTGTGTTTTGGAAAATTTCGGTGCATAAATTTGAGCTTCTGATGATGCCTTCGTGGTCGTTTGGATTTGCTTTGTTGGCATTGTCTTTGAAGCATAAAAATGGCATGCCCGTTTCAAAATAGCTAGTTAAAATTTTCTTCCAAAGCTCTTTTGCAAGGATGGTGTTTTTCTGGATATTTTCGTCGTTTTCATACTCTAAATATCTCTTCTCAAACTCCTCGCCGTAAAGGTCGCAAAGGTCGCTTACCTGAGCTGGGTCAAAGAGGCTCCAGCGGCCATTTTCTTTGACACGCTTCATAAATAGGTCGTTTATCCAAAGCGCAGGGAAAAGCTCGTGTGCACGGCGTCTCTCTTCGCCTGAGTTTTTACGAAGATCGAGAAAATCGCTCACGTCCATATGCCAAGGCTCGATGTAAACGGCTATCGCGCCCTTTCTAGTGCCTAGCTGATCGACCGCCACTGCGATGTCGTTTGTTACTTTTAAAAATGGGATAATACCGCCAGCTGCGTTTTTGTGTCCGTCGATACTGCCACCCATCGCACGCACCTTGCTCCAATCCCAGCCAATACCGCCGCCAAATTTTGAAAGTAGAGCCATCTCTTTGTAGCTATCAAAAATTCCTTCAATATTATCAGGCGTGCTACCTACGTAACAGCTGCTTAGCTGGTGGCGTGTAGTCCTTGCGTTTGAGAGCGTTGGCGTGGCTAGCATCACTTCAAATTTAGAGATAAGATCGTAAAATTTCTTAGCCCAGCCTTGGCTATCTAGCTCGTTTTGCGCAAGAAACATCGCAATAGCCATAAACATGTGCTGTGGTAGCTCGATTGGCATGCCATTCTTATCTTTGATGAGATAGCGGTCATAAAGTGTCTTGATACCAAGATATGCAAACTGAAGGTCGCGCTCGGGCTTAATATAGGCGTTTAGATCCTCTAGGTCGTACTTCTCTTTTAGTCCAGGGATGATGCGGCCGACCTTTTCACCCTTTGCGAGATAGTCTTTTAGGTGGTTATAGCCGTTAAAGCCAGTCACTTTGTGATAAAGGTCGAACAAAAATAGCCTCGCAGCGACAAATGTCCAGTTTGGGCGGTCGATGTCGATCTTATCAACTGCTGTTTTTATAAGAGTCTGCTGAATTTCCTCAGTCGTGATCATGTCCCTAAACTGGATTTTCGCATCTACCTCAAGCTCGCTAAGGCTTACATTGCTCAGTCCAAGAACTGCTTCATTTGTATATTTTTTGATCTTACTTATATCAAGCTCTTCTGTTCTGCCATTACGTTTTATAACTTTCAAAAATATCTCTCCATGTTAAATTTTAATTTGGGATTTTATCCAAAAGGAGATAAAAACTCTCTTTGTTAAAAAGTGCTTTTAAATATAAAATTTAACTCAAGAAATAATATTTTATTTTTAAAAAATTAAAAAATTTGATCTTATTTTAAAATGATTGTAAAAATTTTTGAAGCGATGTCTTGAAGCAAGAAGCATAAATTTGCTTCTTGCATTTAAATTTACTTGCCAAAAACTCTGGCAAAAATTCTATCTACATTTTTAGTGTAGTAGTTGTAGTCAAAGCACTCTTTGATCTCATCTTTGCTAAGGCTTTTAGTTAGGTCCTCGTCGTTTAGCAAATTTTGTAAAAATAGGCTGTGGCCTTGCTCATCGATCGCTTTTTTGCCCTCTTGCAAGTCTGCCCAGACCTTCATAGCATTGCGCTGAACGATCTTGTAGGCGTCCTCTCTAGAAATTCCACGCTGAGGCAGTTGTAAAAGCACGCGCTGTGAAAAGACTAAGCCGCCTGTTAAATTTAAATTTTTCATCATATTTTCTGGATAGACGACTAAATTTGCTATCAAATTTTTGATGCGAACCAGCATAAAATCAGCCGTGATAAACATATCTGGAAGGATAAATCTCTCAACCGAGCTGTGGCTGATGTCGCGCTCGTGCCAAAGGGCGACGTTTTCAAGTGCTGGCGTAACGTATGAGCGTAGCACTCTGCAAAGGCCGGTAATGTTTTCGCTAAGGACTGGATTACGTTTGTGTGGCATCGCGCTTGAGCCCTTTTGTCCTGGGCTAAAGTACTCCTCTGCCTCATAAACCTCCGTCCTTTGGTAGTGTCTAATGGCAACTGCGATCTTCTCACAAGTAGAGGCTAAAACTGCGATGGCGCTTACCACATGGGCATAGCGGTCGCGCTGGATCACTTGGTTTGATGCTGGGGCAGCTTTAAGACCTAGCTCCTCGCATGTTAGCTCTTCAAATTCCATCGGAGCGTGGGCTAAATTTCCCATAGCACCTGAGAGCTTACCGTAGCTGATTGTATCTTTTGCATCTTTGATGAGCTTTAGCGCCCTTGCAATCTCGTCGTACCAGATAGCAAGCACAAGGCCAAAAGTTATCGGCTCGCCGTGGATGCCGTGACTTCTACCGACCATAAGCGTGTGCTTGTGCTCGATCGCTCTGTTTTTGACCGCCTGCATAAATTCCTCTACGTCGCTGATGATGAGCTCTAGGCTCTCTTTCATCTGAAGTGCGACGGCTGTGTCAATGCAGTCGCTTGAGGTCATGCCATAATGCACGAATCTACTCTCATCGCCAAGGCTCTCGCTGACGCTTGTTAAAAATGCGATCACGTCGTGTTTTGTTGTCTTTTCTATCTCGTCGATGCGAGCCACTTCAAAATTAGCGTTTTTGCAAATTTTCTCGCAGTCGCTGTCGCTTATGAAGCCAAGCTTATTCCAAGCTTTAACAGCAGCTTTTTCTACCTTGAGCCAAGCGTCATACTTTGCTTGTATACTCCACTTTTCAGCCATCTCTTTACGCGAGTATCTTTCGACCATTGTTGAACCTTTTTGTATTAGTTTTTCTTATCATAAAAGTAAATTTTAGCCTTGAAAGCTAAAAATCACATAGTATAATTTTATAAAATTTAAGTTTGGATTATATAAAATCCGTGCTGAAATGTCGGTTATATGCTTATAAATTTGTGCTTAAGATAGCTTACTCATTTTTAAAAGGATTACCTTTGCCCTACGTAAATAAATTTATTGCCACTACAAACAAACAAAAAGCGTATGAAATTTTAATAAAAACTGGCTTTAGCATGAGAGAAGCGCAACGCCTCATAGATAAAGGTAGGCTGATATGTGGCGGTAGTGTCGTGAGTGAGAAAAATGCCATTTTGTGTGGCGATATTTTTTTGATCGACTATGAGGCGGAGCCAAAGGGACTTAAGCCGATCTTTGAGTGTGAGAGCTTTGCGGTATTTGACAAGCCAAGTGGAGTGCTGAGTCACCCAAATGGCAGACACTGTGAGTACTCGCTAAATGATGAAATTTATACGCTTTTTGGACGAGATGCGAGCGTGGCACATAGGCTGGACTTTGAAACAAGCGGCGTAATAGTTGTTGGAAAAGATAGAAATTCTACGATTAAACTAAAGAAAATTTTTGAAAATAGAGAGGTTTTTAAAAGCTACGTTGCGATGGTACAAGGTAAGATCGAGCGAGAATTTACGATCGATGCCAAAATGAATCTAGCAAATAACTACGACGATGTGAAAATGCGGATGCAAATTTGTGAAAATGGCAAGAGTGCTGTGACTAAAATTTTGCCGATCAGATATTTTGACGATATCGATACGACTTTACTTCGGGCTATTCCTCTCACTGGCAGGCAGCATCAAATTCGCTTACATTTGTTTCATGTGAAACACAAGATACTTGGTGAACCACTTTATGGTTTGTCACGCCTGCAGATAGAGAAAATTTTAGATAAAGAGATGAGCGAGCGTGAACGGATAAATTTAACTGGAGCAAAAAGGCTCTTGCTTCACTCGGATGAAATTTCTTTTAAATTTGATAAAATTTTTTATAACATAAAAAGTAAATTTGACTCTGAAAGCGAGTTTTATAGATTTGCAAAAGAAGGTTTACTTTAGTCTAAAATTTTTTAATAAATTTCTATTTCTCATAAACCTTTACCTGCTTTTGTCAAAGTTTATCACTTTTAGATACCACAATGATAATTTTGTAGTTTATGTAATTAATGCTCCACTTTATTTCTTTATGAGAACTAGATTTTTTCTTAATATTAAGGATTAGAATTTATGCCTATCTTTTTCATCTTTTAAAACTTTTAAAATAAGCCCTAATCCAAGTAAAACCGCAACAGCAATAAAGACTATTTCGGCTATATCAAGTGCACTCATTCTAATTCACACTGGCTTTACTATTATCTTCAAGCGACTGTGTTTTTGAATTTTTATCACTAGCAATAGCTTTAAATTTTGCATTTTCATTGCGTTGTTTTAACTGTCCACAAGCTGCACTTATATCAAGTCCTTTACTCTGTCTGATCGTACAAGTAACACCGTGGTCTCTTAGATATTCTTGAAATTTTAGCATGTTAGTAAGCTCAGGTCGTCCAAATTCACTGCCCTCATGTGGGTTAAAATATATAAGATTTACCTTCGCTTTTATGCCATGAAGTAATTTTACTAACTTTTTAGCATCGCTCACGCTATCGTTTAAATCCTTGATAACAAGGTATTCAAACATTACACGCTTTCGCATATCGATAGGAAATCCCCTAACAGCATCCATAACAGCCTCGATGTTATATGCCTTATTTATCGGCATTAGGCGGCTTCTAAGCTCATTAGTAACAGCATGAAGCGATATGGCCAATAACACACCAAGATCCATCTCACCAAGCTTTTTTATCTGGCTACCAAGGCCACTAGTTGAAACGGTTTGACGACGTGGCGATATGGCTAGACCCTCGTTAAGAGCTAAAATTTTGATAGCTTTACTAACATTAGTAAGATTATCAAGTGGCTCACCCATACCCATATAAACGACATTTATACGCCTCTCGTATGGTATGTTATTCTCTCTTTTTATCCATAAAATTTGCCCTACGATCTCGCCTGCAGTCAAATTTCTGACAAGCCCGCCTTTTGCTGTTAGACAAAAAGCACATCCCATTTTACAGCCAACCTGTGAACTAACACAAACCGTATAACGAGCATGGCGACTGACCTTTCCATTCTCATCACTAATCTCCTCTTTCATCGGCAGCAAAACACTCTCTATCTTTAGCCCATCTTTTAGCTCAAGAAGATACTTGATAGAGCCGTCGCTACTTTGCTCAAATTTTACACATTTTAAAGGATCGATATAAAATTTTTCAGCCAGATCTTGACGCATATCTTTAGGCAAATTTAGCATTTGGCTAAAATCGGTTGCATTTTTCTTATATATCCACTCGTAGATTTGTGTTGCTCTAAATGGTGGAGAAACTAACTCTTTTAGCTCATCAATACTAAAATCAAGCAAATTTATCACATATTTTCCTTTATATATTTTGTTAGAATTTTCTTGGCCTCTGCGTGATTTTTTACAAAATCAGCATGTGCATCTTTATTACAAAAATTTGTCGCTACGAAAATTCCATAAGCTGGAATTTTAAAAATTTGAGCTACTTTTAGAACAGAAAAAAACTCCATATTTTCTAAAAAATAGCCTTTTTCAAATATCTTATGAGCCAAATTTTTGTCTGTCGTTATGAAATTTGACGAATTTATTTTGATAGTTCCACGTGAAACGATAGAAGAAATTTCACACTCAATTGGTGAATAAGATCTATTTTCTACGCTAGAAATTTCAATATTTGCCCCAACCGAGCTTTCATAAATTTGTAAAATTTCACCATCTTTATAAAGACCTGCCGAGCCAACGAAAACTATTTTTTCTGGCATCTGATACAAATTTCGTTCAGGATTTTTTGACAAATTTTGGCTTAGATTTTGTAGCTCTGGATTTGATGAGTTTGCAAATTTAGCTTCAATCTTTGCAAGATAGTGCGGATCGATATTTTTTAAATTTATACCCTTTTCATCCGCTCCAATACATGCTCGTTTCTGCAAAAATTTTGTCAAACTTATTGCCATATCAACTAGCCCCACACCCATTGGCAAAGCAAAGTCAAAAATTTCGTTTTTTCCAGCAGAGACAATCAACATCAGAGCCTAACCTCAACGCCATTTGCCTTGAGATACTCTTTTAGTTTTTTTATCTCGATTTCGCCAAAGTGAAATATCGAAGCAGCTAAACACGCATCAGCCCCGGCTTCAAAAGCCTCTTTAAAGTGCTCCATCTTACCAGCTCCGCCGCTTGCAATAGTCGGTATAGAAAGCGTACTAAATATCTTTGTTAGCTCAAGATTAAAGCCTAGTTTGACACCATCGTTATCCATAGAGGTTAGCAATATCTCACCTGCTCCACGCGACTCGACCTCTTTTGCCCAAGAAAAGGCATCTTTTTTGGTATCGATCCTACCACCATTTATAAAAACACTATAACCATTTTCGATCTTCTTGGCATCGATCGCTACTACAACACATTGCGAGCCAAATTTCTTAGCTGCTTCGTCAATCAAATTTGGATCTTGTATGGCTGATGAATTTAAGCTTACTTTATCACAGCCAGCATTTAAAAGGCGTGATATATCATCTAACGTGCGTATACCGCCACCAACTGTTAGTGGAATAAAAAGCTTACTTGCGACCTTTTTTACGACATCAACTATCGTATCACGCCCAAGATGAGAGGCAGTGATATCCAAAAAGCAAAGCTCATCAGCGCCCTCGTCATTGTATCTTTTAGCTATCTCGACAGGATCTCCAGCATCGACAAGCCCTACGAAATTTACGCCTTTTACGACTCTGCCATCTTTTACATCAAGGCATGGGATTATACGTTTTGCAAAATGATTCAAATCTGTCCTTTATCTATTTTTCTAGCCGCTACCTCAAAATATGGCAAATTAGACCAATTTTCTCGGTTGCCAACTATATAAACAACCTCTTTTGCTCTTGTTAGTGCTACATTTAGTAAATTTGGCGTACTAGCAGCCCATGCTCTAGCGCCTTTTGTGGCACCGCCAAGAACAAAGATAACAACATCAGCTTCTTTGCCTTGCATGGTGTGAATGGTACCAGCCCCTTTTAAATTTTTACAAACATCTTTAAAAGGTGTTATTATTTTAACACTATCTTTTAGCTTGGCTAACTTACCATCTAAAAGCTCTTTAACGATCATACCTTCGGCTTTATTATAATTACCTATCCATTCATCACTACTAACGTCAATCCATTCTGTTTTGATGTTAGAATCACTAAGTTTACTTTCACTACCTCTACCAAGTATCATCATATCATCATATGTTGTCTCGTTTGAAATTTTAAACATAGGGTTAGCGCACCTTCTATGAACGATAAGTGGCGAACCAACCCAAATGGACTTACCCTCTCCTTTTATACATGTACCAATATTTTGTACTTTATCGGCTCGAAGTTGAACTGATGATTTTAGTAGATTAAACTCATCCTTTGCATCACAGTAGCGTAAAATAGCGTTATTTAAAGCTGGTGGCAATGTTACAACAGGCTCAAGTTGAAGTGGATCGCCAACTACAACAGCCATGTTTGAACGAAGCAGTGCACCTAATGCGTTAGTTAAATTTGCCTGCCCTGCTTCATCTATTAAAAGCAAACCTATATCGCCATTTAGTAGCTCTTTAAAGCTATTATTAAAAGATGCAAAAGTAGAACTAACAACTGGCGTTAGTAGAAACAATCCTTTTATTATCTCACGCCTATCTTTGGCCTCAAGCCCATTTTTCTCAGCCATTTTTTCATCATTAAATACAACGCTAAGAGCTCGTAAATTTGTTCTAACAGCTTCTTTGCAAGCAAAGATAGTAGCCTTATGCAGATTAAGTGCCTCTTTAAAAAGCTTGATTCTTGCGTTAAAAAGCTTTGTCTTATGAAATTTATCATCAAGATCACACTCCATCATAAATGGCATACTCTTTTGCATTTCTTCATTACTCTGATTAAAACTACCATTTAAAAAGCTATCAAGCTCTTCACTTCTACCAATTAATTTTTGACGTCTAATAAAGTCATCATTAAGCTTATTGAGATGATCTATCTTGGTGTTAAGTTCCAAAATTTTCTCTTCAAGCTGAGATATTTGAACTTTTAGTTCGTTTATTTTTGCTTCACTCTTCTCTTTATTTTCACTATTTTGCTTACTTGCTTTCAAATTTTGCTCAGCTATTTGGCGATTTATCTCACTAACTTTTTGCGCTTCATTGTTATATTTTTCAAAAGCTTGCGTCCTTAAAATTTGCTGGAAAATAAAAAAAGATGGCTTTATAGGCGTACTCAGATACTCTTGTAAAATTTCATTTTGACCAATAAGCTTTGTTAGCTCGTTAGCTTCAGCCACCTTTTGTTCTAGCTCATTTTTGCTCAAATCTAGCTCATCTATTAGTGGCTTTAAAAGCTCTTCTATTTGCTTTGCTGAATTATAGTTATCAAGTCTTTTATCGATATTTATAAGCTCACTATTTATACTTTTTAGCTCCTCTTCTTTGATCCTGATCTCACTAAAAAGTAGATTTACTTCATGTAGGGCTTGATTAAATTTCTCCTTTGCCTCGTCATAATCATCAATTCCTTCGCCAGTAGCCAAATACTTGCCAAGTCCCATTAAAAAGCCATCTTGTTCTATAAATTCTTTAAATTCTTTTGAAATATCTTCAAATTGACTATGCGTTTTTTCGATCTTTACACCATTAATCGCGTTAAAAACAAAATTTGACTTATTTTGCTTTGAGCCAAGAGGTATGCAAAAAAGCCCCCATGCAGGTTTTGAGATAAAAGATTTTTCGTCAAAATTTGTCTTTTCATCAGCCGAGAAAAGCCTTGTAGCTATAAATTTAAAATAATCAATCTCACCTGCATAACTACCGATGCTTTTTAGTTGGCTAAGCTCTTTACTTAAAATTTCAACCGCACCGTTATTACAAGAGCTAACAACCATCTCATAGCCCTGAAGTTCTTTATTTAGAGTAAAATAAAGCACCTTATCGCTACTATCTCGAACTGGAGTAAAGATATCATGTCTGCTCATTTGTGCGAGCTTCATCGCTCTAAGCGTAACAATTTCAGCCATTACGTCTTTTAAAAGCGTTGTTTTGCCAGTGCCTGGAGCGCCATTTACACTATAAATCCCACCACTTTTTTCTTTAAATTTTTTAATGATGTTATTAACAGCAATTTGCTGCGAGAAATTTAAAGCAAAGTCGCTAGCAAAGGCCGATCTTGGATACTCTTCTGCTTTAAAAAAATCTCTAACAAGCCTTTTATTTTGCTCATCTCTTACATCAAGTCTTTCGAATTTATTCTCACTGTCCTCGTCCAAAAACTGATCCGTTAGCTCGTGCGTCCTACCTGACTCGTAAAATTTTATAAGCAAATTTATATCATCTATAAAAAAGCTATTTAAAAGGCTATCATTTTCTTTAAAATTTGGATTTATGATCTTTACTTCAAGCCTTAAGAAATCATTACAAAATGGTGTTTTAAGTGCACTTTTTAGCTCATCGTTTATAAGCTTTATATATTTGCCAAATTCCATTTTTTCTTTATAGATAGATAGCTTGTCTTTTATGCGCTCACACTCTTTACTAAAATCACTTTGGCTTATCTCTTTTAGATGATTTAGACGAGCCATTGCCCAAGGAGCTGTTGAGATGAAAAGATCATCAGATGAGTTTGGTGTAAAAAATGGAGTTAAATCATCATCTAAATTTACATCTTTTAAAGCAAAACTTTGCTCATTTTTGCAAAATACTAGGTCGCCAGAGAGTTTAAGCTTATAACAAAATGCCTTTTCAAAGCTCGTTTGCTCAGATCGTAGCTCATCTAAAATTTGCTCTTTTTCAAATTTCACCTTTGCCAGCTTTGAGATATAAATGGCAAGCAAGTCAGTCTCAAAAATACCACCATAAATTGAAATTTCTATACCATTTTTTAAAAGTGATCTGTCAAATGCTCTTAAAATTTGCATAAATTTCTCATCGAAATTTGCGATCTCAAGGTCCATTGATTTTTTAAATTTGCTATTTGTCTTTTTTGGCTCGTCTAAGGTTTTTGGCTCTAAATATTGTGATAATAAAAAGTATTTTAAGGTATTTGCCCTACTCAAATTTGCGCCTTATTTTGTTGTTATTTAGTGATTATAATCCATTTTATATATGATTAAACTAAACTTGTAATCATTGTATAAGTAATTTTTGGCTAATATTGCGGCTATGATAAAGGCAAAAAAGCACTTTGGACAGAATTTTTTACAAGACAAAGCGACACTAGATAAGATCATCCAAGCGATACCCAAGGACGTAGAAAACGTCGTTGAGATTGGGCCTGGCTTAGGTGATTTGACATTTAGACTTTTGCAAATTTATAA contains:
- a CDS encoding DEAD/DEAH box helicase, which produces MSRANTLKYFLLSQYLEPKTLDEPKKTNSKFKKSMDLEIANFDEKFMQILRAFDRSLLKNGIEISIYGGIFETDLLAIYISKLAKVKFEKEQILDELRSEQTSFEKAFCYKLKLSGDLVFCKNEQSFALKDVNLDDDLTPFFTPNSSDDLFISTAPWAMARLNHLKEISQSDFSKECERIKDKLSIYKEKMEFGKYIKLINDELKSALKTPFCNDFLRLEVKIINPNFKENDSLLNSFFIDDINLLIKFYESGRTHELTDQFLDEDSENKFERLDVRDEQNKRLVRDFFKAEEYPRSAFASDFALNFSQQIAVNNIIKKFKEKSGGIYSVNGAPGTGKTTLLKDVMAEIVTLRAMKLAQMSRHDIFTPVRDSSDKVLYFTLNKELQGYEMVVSSCNNGAVEILSKELSQLKSIGSYAGEIDYFKFIATRLFSADEKTNFDEKSFISKPAWGLFCIPLGSKQNKSNFVFNAINGVKIEKTHSQFEDISKEFKEFIEQDGFLMGLGKYLATGEGIDDYDEAKEKFNQALHEVNLLFSEIRIKEEELKSINSELINIDKRLDNYNSAKQIEELLKPLIDELDLSKNELEQKVAEANELTKLIGQNEILQEYLSTPIKPSFFIFQQILRTQAFEKYNNEAQKVSEINRQIAEQNLKASKQNSENKEKSEAKINELKVQISQLEEKILELNTKIDHLNKLNDDFIRRQKLIGRSEELDSFLNGSFNQSNEEMQKSMPFMMECDLDDKFHKTKLFNARIKLFKEALNLHKATIFACKEAVRTNLRALSVVFNDEKMAEKNGLEAKDRREIIKGLFLLTPVVSSTFASFNNSFKELLNGDIGLLLIDEAGQANLTNALGALLRSNMAVVVGDPLQLEPVVTLPPALNNAILRYCDAKDEFNLLKSSVQLRADKVQNIGTCIKGEGKSIWVGSPLIVHRRCANPMFKISNETTYDDMMILGRGSESKLSDSNIKTEWIDVSSDEWIGNYNKAEGMIVKELLDGKLAKLKDSVKIITPFKDVCKNLKGAGTIHTMQGKEADVVIFVLGGATKGARAWAASTPNLLNVALTRAKEVVYIVGNRENWSNLPYFEVAARKIDKGQI